In Streptomyces sp. NBC_00091, the following proteins share a genomic window:
- a CDS encoding glycosyltransferase family 4 protein — translation MSSSPASFPVPAQPYGRPPLRTVQVLGGAGAGSSAHVRSLTTGLAARGVRVTVCAPAAAEGEYDFTGAGAEFTPDAASALRAACAGADVVHAHGVRAGMRAALALRGGGGRRAPLVVTWHGSAPEPAGPLGRLSRLLERHVARAAAVVLGSSSDQVDLARRRGARDARLAAVAVPAAAAALPDAGKTRAELGVVERPLVIAVGSLVARRGYSVLLDAARAWRVLEPLPLLVIAGEGPLRPELTRRIAEEGLPVRLLGRRRDADRLLAAADVAVLPSRWEGRSLLAQEALRAGVALVATEVGGVPELVGDAAVLVPYGDSGALAGAVAALLDDPERRAALAVAGRAQAATWPSEDDTVAQVLSVYDELMERRR, via the coding sequence GTGAGCAGCTCCCCGGCCTCCTTCCCGGTCCCCGCACAGCCGTACGGGCGGCCCCCGCTGCGTACCGTCCAGGTCCTCGGCGGTGCGGGCGCGGGCAGCAGTGCGCACGTGCGGTCCCTCACGACGGGGCTGGCCGCGCGCGGGGTACGGGTGACCGTGTGCGCCCCCGCCGCGGCGGAAGGGGAGTACGACTTCACCGGCGCGGGGGCGGAGTTCACCCCCGACGCGGCGAGCGCCCTGCGGGCCGCCTGTGCCGGGGCCGACGTGGTGCACGCGCACGGGGTCCGGGCCGGGATGCGCGCCGCGCTGGCGCTGCGCGGCGGCGGCGGGCGGCGCGCGCCGCTGGTGGTGACCTGGCACGGCAGCGCGCCGGAGCCGGCGGGGCCGCTCGGGCGGCTGAGCCGGCTCCTGGAACGGCACGTGGCGCGGGCCGCGGCGGTGGTGCTCGGTTCCTCCTCCGACCAGGTGGACCTCGCGCGGCGGCGAGGGGCGCGGGACGCGCGGCTGGCGGCGGTGGCCGTGCCGGCCGCGGCGGCGGCGCTGCCCGACGCGGGCAAGACCCGGGCGGAACTGGGCGTGGTGGAACGCCCGCTGGTCATCGCCGTCGGCAGCCTGGTGGCGCGGCGCGGGTACTCCGTCCTGCTGGACGCGGCGCGGGCGTGGCGGGTGCTGGAGCCGCTGCCGCTGCTGGTGATCGCGGGGGAGGGCCCGCTGCGGCCCGAACTGACGCGGCGGATCGCGGAGGAGGGGCTTCCGGTGCGGCTGCTGGGCCGGCGCCGGGACGCCGACCGGCTGCTCGCCGCGGCGGACGTGGCGGTGCTGCCGAGCCGCTGGGAGGGCCGGTCCCTGCTGGCGCAGGAGGCCCTGCGGGCGGGGGTGGCGCTGGTGGCCACCGAGGTCGGGGGAGTGCCGGAGCTGGTCGGCGACGCGGCGGTGCTGGTGCCGTACGGGGACTCCGGGGCGCTGGCGGGCGCGGTGGCCGCGCTCCTGGACGACCCCGAGCGGCGGGCGGCCCTCGCGGTCGCGGGCCGCGCCCAGGCCGCGACGTGGCCGTCGGAGGACGACACGGTGGCGCAGGTGCTGTCGGTGTACGACGAGCTGATGGAACGCCGCCGCTAG
- a CDS encoding PucR family transcriptional regulator has protein sequence MDNQGGITVQRALELPGLRSGLPEVVACADRLGRTVRWVHAGEVPNIASLLKGGELLLTTGLGLGTRPAEQRAFVRRLADRGIAALVVELGPRFTRLPATIVETAKAAGLPLVQLHREVPFVAVTEEVHTEIVNGHYALLQRAEEVHRRCTEALLGGGGIPQVLRILADFTANPVFLETPDGQLLYAAGPVSGEAAADPLQVWEGLRGQRAAEPPANAVVVDVPGGGHGTGSVRARVVLVGVSAPLLPVHRMAAERTAGVLAVVLMQARQEEELAARGRGDFLTDLAEGRISAEDAPAQARVLGFRPGAGPLLPIVMRLSTELGASGNWAVLARAVLEELSSVGVPVLLGVRPVEGRVPLLVSLRAESERTAVADRVAAALRAGVERAGLDRASAPPAVVVGVAGGWAAASSGLRHAAETATAAHGLPARPWYDARRLDIDLLLWRLREHPDLAAFVDRAIGALRVHDTTSRPPLLPTLETYLAHAGRKAETARELHLNRQTLYNRLARISELLGTDLDDPETVLSLSLALRARRHTVSPS, from the coding sequence ATGGACAACCAGGGCGGAATCACGGTTCAGCGGGCACTGGAGCTGCCGGGGCTGCGCAGCGGGCTCCCGGAGGTGGTGGCCTGCGCCGACCGGCTCGGGCGGACCGTCCGCTGGGTGCACGCGGGCGAGGTGCCGAACATCGCCTCGCTGCTCAAGGGCGGCGAGCTGCTGCTGACCACGGGCCTGGGGCTGGGCACCCGGCCCGCCGAGCAGCGTGCCTTCGTACGCCGTCTCGCGGACCGGGGGATCGCCGCGCTCGTCGTGGAGCTGGGCCCGCGCTTCACGCGACTTCCCGCCACGATCGTCGAGACCGCGAAGGCCGCCGGTCTGCCCCTGGTCCAACTCCACCGCGAGGTCCCCTTCGTGGCGGTGACGGAGGAGGTCCACACCGAGATCGTCAACGGCCACTACGCCCTGCTCCAGCGGGCCGAGGAGGTCCACCGGCGCTGTACCGAAGCCCTGCTGGGCGGCGGCGGGATCCCGCAGGTGCTGCGCATCCTGGCCGACTTCACGGCCAACCCGGTCTTCCTGGAGACCCCGGACGGCCAACTGCTGTACGCGGCCGGGCCGGTGTCCGGGGAGGCCGCGGCGGACCCGCTCCAGGTGTGGGAGGGGCTACGGGGCCAGCGCGCGGCCGAGCCCCCGGCGAACGCCGTCGTGGTCGACGTACCCGGCGGCGGCCACGGCACGGGGTCGGTCCGGGCGCGGGTGGTGCTGGTGGGGGTATCGGCCCCGCTGCTGCCGGTCCACCGGATGGCGGCGGAACGCACGGCGGGGGTCCTGGCGGTCGTCCTGATGCAGGCGCGGCAGGAGGAGGAGCTGGCCGCGCGCGGCCGGGGCGACTTCCTGACGGACCTGGCGGAGGGCCGGATCTCGGCGGAGGACGCCCCGGCGCAGGCGCGGGTCCTGGGCTTCCGGCCGGGCGCGGGGCCGCTGCTGCCGATCGTGATGCGGCTGTCCACGGAGCTGGGGGCCTCGGGGAACTGGGCGGTGCTGGCCCGGGCGGTACTGGAGGAACTGTCGTCGGTCGGGGTTCCGGTCCTGCTGGGCGTGCGCCCGGTGGAAGGCCGCGTCCCCCTGCTGGTCTCGCTGCGCGCGGAGTCGGAGCGCACGGCGGTCGCCGACCGGGTCGCGGCCGCGCTGCGGGCGGGCGTCGAACGGGCCGGCCTGGACCGCGCCTCCGCCCCGCCGGCGGTGGTCGTCGGCGTCGCGGGCGGCTGGGCGGCCGCCTCCTCCGGCCTGCGGCACGCCGCCGAGACGGCCACCGCCGCCCACGGCCTGCCGGCCCGGCCCTGGTACGACGCCCGCCGCCTGGACATCGACCTGCTGCTGTGGCGCCTGCGCGAGCACCCGGACCTGGCGGCCTTCGTCGACCGGGCGATCGGCGCGCTGCGCGTCCACGACACCACGTCCCGCCCCCCTCTCCTCCCGACCCTGGAGACGTACCTGGCCCACGCGGGCCGCAAGGCGGAAACGGCCCGCGAGCTCCACCTGAACCGCCAGACCCTGTACAACCGCCTGGCCCGCATCTCGGAACTCCTGGGCACGGACCTGGACGACCCGGAGACGGTCCTCTCCCTAAGCCTCGCCCTCCGCGCCCGCCGCCATACCGTTTCTCCTTCTTGA
- a CDS encoding APC family permease, with the protein MSRASATPPAAAGAPPVQRLKANSVGLVGVVFMAVATAAPITAMTGNLPIAVGFGNGTGAPAGYLFATAVLTVFAVGYVAMAKRITAAGAFYGYISHGLGRIAGMASGMLAVLAYIVFEASIVGVFSYFAKTTVQDQLGVDLPWILYAAAMIAVTAALAHFDINLTAKALGVMLVAEIAVLFAVATAVLLAGGGPDGIPLEPVNPKHAFTGTSAGLGLFFAFWSWVGFESTAMYGEESRDPKRVIPKATLISVVGVGLFYIYVSWMTIAGNGLTKSVELSASTSPLDLFFAPTQTFIGAWAVDAFQWLLLTGSFACGMAFHQCAARYLYAIGREGFLHAGLGRTHPRHGSPYIASVVQTAIATALVAGFWLTGQDPYLHLYTLLAILGTMAILIVQTLCSFAVIGYFRANHPEDRHWFRTFTAPLLGGIGMTAVVVLLVLNMETAAGAAAGSLFFKLIPWIVGAVFLGGLALGFWLKAKAPERYEIIGRIVLEDAAERTDDTAATPSGPTAATV; encoded by the coding sequence ATGAGCAGAGCCAGCGCCACACCTCCCGCAGCAGCGGGCGCACCCCCGGTCCAGCGCCTCAAGGCCAACTCCGTCGGCCTGGTGGGCGTCGTCTTCATGGCGGTCGCCACCGCCGCGCCGATCACCGCGATGACCGGCAACCTCCCCATCGCCGTCGGCTTCGGCAACGGCACCGGCGCCCCCGCCGGGTACCTCTTCGCGACCGCCGTCCTCACCGTCTTCGCGGTCGGCTACGTGGCCATGGCCAAGCGGATCACCGCCGCCGGTGCCTTCTACGGATACATCTCGCACGGCCTCGGCCGGATCGCCGGCATGGCCTCCGGGATGCTCGCCGTCCTCGCGTACATCGTCTTCGAGGCCTCGATCGTCGGCGTCTTCTCCTACTTCGCCAAGACCACCGTCCAGGACCAGCTCGGCGTGGACCTGCCCTGGATCCTCTACGCGGCCGCCATGATCGCCGTCACCGCCGCCCTCGCGCACTTCGACATCAACCTCACCGCCAAGGCCCTCGGCGTGATGCTCGTCGCCGAGATCGCCGTCCTCTTCGCCGTCGCCACCGCTGTACTCCTCGCGGGCGGCGGCCCGGACGGGATCCCGCTCGAGCCCGTCAACCCGAAGCACGCCTTCACCGGCACCTCCGCCGGACTCGGCCTCTTCTTCGCCTTCTGGTCCTGGGTCGGCTTCGAGTCCACCGCGATGTACGGCGAGGAGTCCCGCGACCCCAAGCGGGTCATACCCAAGGCCACCCTCATCTCCGTCGTCGGAGTGGGCCTCTTCTACATCTACGTCTCCTGGATGACCATCGCCGGCAACGGCCTGACGAAGTCGGTCGAGCTGTCGGCCTCCACGAGCCCCCTCGACCTGTTCTTCGCCCCCACCCAGACCTTCATCGGGGCCTGGGCCGTCGACGCCTTCCAGTGGCTGCTGCTCACCGGCTCCTTCGCCTGCGGGATGGCCTTCCACCAGTGCGCCGCCCGCTACCTGTACGCCATCGGCCGCGAGGGCTTCCTGCACGCCGGGCTCGGACGCACCCACCCCCGCCACGGCTCCCCGTACATCGCCTCCGTGGTCCAGACCGCCATCGCCACCGCCCTCGTCGCCGGCTTCTGGCTCACCGGCCAGGACCCGTACCTGCACCTGTACACGCTGCTCGCGATCCTCGGCACGATGGCGATCCTGATCGTGCAGACCCTGTGCTCCTTCGCCGTGATCGGCTACTTCCGCGCGAACCACCCCGAGGACCGGCACTGGTTCAGGACCTTCACCGCCCCGCTGCTCGGCGGGATCGGGATGACCGCCGTGGTGGTCCTGCTGGTGCTCAACATGGAGACCGCCGCGGGGGCCGCCGCCGGGTCCCTGTTCTTCAAGCTCATCCCGTGGATCGTCGGCGCCGTCTTCCTCGGCGGCCTCGCGCTCGGGTTCTGGCTGAAGGCGAAGGCCCCCGAGCGCTACGAGATCATCGGCCGGATCGTCCTGGAGGACGCCGCCGAACGCACCGACGACACCGCCGCCACCCCCTCCGGCCCGACCGCCGCCACCGTCTGA
- a CDS encoding NAD(P)/FAD-dependent oxidoreductase has translation MARTPLMHSLRQLAAEHAAARRLRLPVAEVRGSTRRELLGRAAALGLGTAIASSATAAATAHAVESAPAKKPATPARVAVVGAGISGLTAALTLQDAGIPCTLYEANPARVGGRMWTQRGHWAYGQTSEIGGELIDTSHKKILELCRRFGLPTEDFLGGGPNGAEEVLWFNGEYYSRARADEDFKAVYQALHRDLSEAGEVSWNSATPAGTALDNMTLYEWIETRIPGGHGSQLGRFIDVAYNVEYGADTDQQSALALVLLMGYQPNPGNFNVWGLSNERYHITGGNDRLPNAIAAALPAGSIVMGRELLAVRANADGTQTLTFNDSGATRTAVADHTVLCLPLPVLQGVDTSQAGFDPLMRDLLRDARMGYCTKLNMQFTARPWRGTGPWPGVSAGDCFTDTEVQQTWDTTKVQPGNGGILLQYGGGSLAGSLTPGSPFATESDPYVRALAERMLTGIDAFYPGTKAVWTGRAQLSAWHRNPYSLGAYSYWPTGYLHRYAKYEGTAQGNVHIGGEHCSYDFQGFMEGGATEGERAAREVITALTA, from the coding sequence ATGGCCCGCACGCCCCTGATGCACTCCCTGCGGCAGCTCGCCGCCGAACACGCGGCGGCGAGGCGGCTGCGCCTGCCCGTCGCCGAGGTACGCGGCTCCACCCGCCGCGAACTCCTGGGCCGGGCCGCCGCGCTCGGCCTCGGCACCGCGATCGCCTCCTCCGCGACGGCGGCCGCCACCGCGCACGCCGTGGAGAGCGCCCCGGCGAAGAAGCCCGCCACCCCCGCCCGCGTCGCCGTGGTCGGCGCCGGGATCTCCGGCCTCACCGCCGCCCTCACCCTCCAGGACGCGGGCATCCCCTGCACCCTCTACGAGGCCAACCCGGCCCGGGTCGGCGGCCGCATGTGGACCCAACGCGGCCACTGGGCGTACGGCCAGACCTCCGAGATCGGCGGCGAGCTGATCGACACCAGCCACAAGAAGATCCTCGAGCTGTGCCGCCGCTTCGGACTGCCCACCGAGGACTTCCTCGGCGGCGGCCCCAACGGCGCGGAGGAGGTGCTCTGGTTCAACGGGGAGTACTACTCCCGCGCCCGGGCCGACGAGGACTTCAAGGCCGTCTACCAGGCGCTGCACCGCGACCTCTCGGAGGCCGGGGAGGTCTCCTGGAACAGCGCCACCCCCGCCGGCACGGCCCTGGACAACATGACCCTGTACGAGTGGATCGAGACCCGGATCCCCGGCGGCCACGGCTCGCAGCTCGGCCGCTTCATCGACGTGGCCTACAACGTCGAGTACGGGGCCGACACCGACCAGCAGTCCGCCCTCGCCCTGGTCCTGCTGATGGGCTACCAGCCCAACCCCGGCAACTTCAACGTCTGGGGCCTGTCCAACGAGCGCTACCACATCACCGGCGGCAACGACCGGCTCCCGAACGCCATCGCCGCCGCCCTGCCCGCCGGTTCGATCGTGATGGGCCGCGAGCTGCTCGCCGTTCGGGCCAACGCGGACGGCACCCAGACCCTGACCTTCAACGACTCCGGCGCCACCCGGACCGCCGTCGCCGACCACACCGTCCTGTGCCTGCCGCTGCCGGTCCTCCAGGGCGTCGACACCTCGCAGGCCGGCTTCGACCCGCTGATGCGCGACCTGCTGCGCGACGCCCGCATGGGCTACTGCACCAAGCTCAACATGCAGTTCACCGCCCGCCCCTGGCGCGGCACCGGCCCCTGGCCCGGCGTCTCCGCGGGCGACTGCTTCACCGACACCGAGGTGCAGCAGACCTGGGACACCACCAAGGTGCAGCCCGGCAACGGCGGCATCCTCCTCCAGTACGGCGGCGGCAGCCTCGCCGGGTCGCTCACCCCCGGGAGCCCCTTCGCCACCGAGTCCGACCCCTACGTACGCGCCCTCGCGGAGCGGATGCTGACCGGCATCGACGCCTTCTACCCGGGCACCAAGGCCGTCTGGACCGGCCGCGCCCAGCTCTCCGCCTGGCACCGCAACCCCTACTCGCTGGGCGCGTACTCGTACTGGCCCACCGGCTACCTGCACCGCTACGCCAAGTACGAGGGCACCGCCCAGGGCAACGTCCACATCGGCGGCGAGCACTGCAGCTACGACTTCCAGGGCTTCATGGAGGGCGGCGCCACCGAGGGCGAGCGGGCGGCCCGGGAGGTGATCACCGCCCTGACCGCCTGA
- a CDS encoding FAD-binding oxidoreductase: protein MAPLSKAGTALAVLREDLAGEVFAPGDAGYDGARTLFNGMIDRRPAVIAQCAGAADVVTAVRFARELDLPVAVRGGGHSVAGMSLNDGGLVVDLRRMHRVTVHPAALAAHIGGGATMSHLDRACQPYGLATTGGRASTTGVGGFVLGGGTGWLDRKFGLAVDNLLGADLVTADGELLHVTAQDHPELFWGLHGGGGNFGIATSLTLRLHELPAMSIAFVLYLPERGPEVVRTYRDLIESGPPEAGGGAIYLTGPPEEFVPPHLVGLLLAGALLTYAGPEEEMRRLAEPLLAIPHEAEIVTAIPYADLQCMLDDPPGMRNYWSAEYLTGVPDAFVDVFCARADSMPVPTGTQHVVWPQGGAIASAPGDYPVPYRDAPWAVHPFGMWEDPADDDRVRQWVKAVRADVRPWSTGAVYLNFTGDEGADRVVAGLGAENMRRLGELKRRYDPDNVFRFNHNIRPL, encoded by the coding sequence ATGGCGCCCCTCTCGAAGGCGGGCACGGCTCTTGCCGTGCTCCGCGAGGATCTGGCCGGTGAGGTCTTCGCCCCGGGCGACGCGGGCTACGACGGGGCCCGGACCCTGTTCAACGGGATGATCGACCGCAGGCCGGCGGTGATCGCCCAGTGCGCGGGCGCGGCGGACGTGGTGACGGCGGTGCGGTTCGCCCGGGAGCTGGACCTGCCGGTCGCGGTGCGCGGGGGCGGGCACAGCGTGGCGGGGATGTCCCTGAACGACGGGGGCCTGGTCGTGGACCTGCGCCGGATGCACCGGGTGACCGTCCATCCGGCGGCGCTGGCCGCGCACATCGGCGGCGGGGCCACGATGAGCCACCTGGACCGGGCCTGCCAGCCGTACGGGCTGGCGACCACCGGGGGCCGGGCCTCGACCACCGGTGTCGGGGGTTTCGTCCTGGGCGGGGGGACGGGCTGGCTGGACCGGAAGTTCGGCCTGGCGGTGGACAACCTGCTGGGCGCGGACCTGGTCACCGCCGACGGTGAGCTGCTGCACGTCACGGCCCAGGACCACCCGGAGCTGTTCTGGGGGCTGCACGGCGGCGGCGGGAACTTCGGCATCGCCACCTCGCTGACCCTGCGGCTGCACGAACTGCCCGCCATGTCGATCGCGTTCGTGCTGTACCTGCCGGAGCGCGGGCCCGAGGTGGTGCGTACGTACCGGGACCTGATCGAGTCGGGTCCGCCCGAGGCGGGCGGCGGCGCCATCTACCTGACGGGGCCGCCCGAGGAGTTCGTCCCGCCGCACCTGGTGGGGCTGCTGCTGGCGGGCGCGCTGCTGACGTACGCGGGCCCCGAGGAGGAGATGCGCAGGCTCGCGGAGCCGCTGCTGGCGATCCCGCACGAGGCGGAGATCGTCACGGCCATCCCGTACGCCGATCTGCAGTGCATGCTCGACGATCCGCCGGGGATGCGGAACTACTGGTCGGCGGAGTACCTGACCGGGGTGCCCGACGCGTTCGTGGACGTGTTCTGCGCCCGGGCCGACTCGATGCCGGTGCCGACGGGCACCCAGCACGTGGTCTGGCCGCAGGGCGGGGCGATCGCCTCGGCCCCGGGCGACTACCCGGTCCCCTACCGCGACGCGCCCTGGGCGGTGCACCCGTTCGGGATGTGGGAGGACCCGGCCGACGACGACCGGGTCCGGCAGTGGGTCAAGGCGGTCCGCGCCGACGTCCGGCCGTGGAGCACCGGCGCGGTGTACCTCAACTTCACCGGGGACGAGGGCGCGGACCGGGTGGTGGCCGGCCTGGGCGCCGAGAACATGCGGCGCCTGGGCGAGCTGAAGCGGCGCTACGACCCGGACAACGTCTTCCGCTTCAACCACAACATCCGGCCGCTGTGA
- a CDS encoding glycoside hydrolase family 15 protein has protein sequence MSGRIEDYALIGDMQTAALVCRDGAVDWLCLPRFDSHAVFASLLGTDEHGFWRVGPAFAPGTEPPRATRRRYRGDSLVLESEWDTPRGTVRVIDFMPPREDHAPQLIRIVEGVSGRVPMRSALRMRFSYGRVVPWVHKVDGRTVAVAGPDSVWLDTEVQTYGKDLTTYSDFTVAPGDRVAFAISWQPSHKGAPETPDAEGALEATSEFWREWVDHCTYHGPYREAVIRSLITLKALTYAPTGGIVAAPTTSLPEEIGGSRNWDYRYTWLRDAAITLSSLLRTGYREEASAWRDWLLRAVAGDPENLQIMYGIAGERELGETELDWLPGYENSGPVRVGNGAAHQLQLDVYGEVTEALHLGHMTGLARNDYASLLQLKLIRYLETHWNEPDEGIWEVRGPRRHFVHSKVMAWVAVDRTIKLIESGDADGPLERWRELRDEIHADVCEKGYDPERNTFTQSYGSRELDASLLLIPQMGFLPPDDKRVIGTIEAIQRELSTPDGFILRYPTAGEEAGVDGLAGDEGAFLACSFWMADDLAMIGRVDEARRLFEKLMALRNDLGLLAEEWDPKLQRQVGNFPQAFSHVPLIDTALRLTASGAYGG, from the coding sequence GTGTCCGGGCGCATCGAGGATTACGCACTGATCGGGGACATGCAGACCGCGGCGCTGGTCTGCCGGGACGGAGCGGTGGACTGGTTGTGTCTGCCACGTTTCGACTCCCATGCCGTCTTCGCGAGCCTTCTGGGCACCGATGAACACGGGTTCTGGCGCGTCGGCCCGGCCTTCGCGCCGGGTACGGAGCCACCGCGGGCCACCCGCCGGCGCTACCGGGGTGACTCGCTGGTGCTGGAGTCGGAGTGGGACACCCCGCGCGGGACCGTCCGCGTCATCGACTTCATGCCACCGCGCGAGGACCACGCACCGCAGCTGATCCGCATCGTGGAGGGCGTCAGCGGGCGCGTCCCGATGCGCTCGGCGCTGCGGATGCGTTTCAGCTACGGGCGTGTCGTGCCCTGGGTGCACAAGGTCGACGGGCGCACGGTGGCCGTCGCCGGACCGGACTCGGTCTGGCTGGACACCGAGGTGCAGACGTACGGCAAGGACCTGACGACGTACTCCGACTTCACCGTCGCTCCGGGCGACCGGGTGGCCTTCGCCATCAGCTGGCAGCCCTCCCACAAGGGCGCCCCGGAGACCCCCGACGCCGAGGGGGCCCTCGAGGCCACCAGCGAGTTCTGGCGGGAGTGGGTGGACCACTGTACGTACCACGGGCCCTACCGGGAGGCCGTGATCCGCTCCCTGATCACCCTCAAGGCGCTCACGTACGCCCCCACGGGCGGGATCGTCGCCGCGCCGACCACCTCCCTCCCGGAGGAGATCGGCGGCAGCCGGAACTGGGACTACCGCTACACCTGGCTGCGCGACGCCGCGATCACCCTGTCCTCGCTGCTGCGCACCGGCTACCGCGAGGAGGCCTCCGCCTGGCGGGACTGGCTGCTGCGCGCGGTGGCCGGCGACCCGGAGAACCTGCAGATCATGTACGGGATCGCCGGCGAGCGCGAGCTGGGCGAGACCGAGCTGGACTGGCTGCCGGGGTACGAGAACTCGGGCCCGGTCCGCGTCGGCAACGGAGCCGCCCACCAGCTCCAGCTCGACGTGTACGGCGAGGTCACCGAGGCCCTGCACCTGGGGCACATGACGGGCCTGGCCCGCAACGACTACGCGTCGCTGCTCCAGCTGAAGCTGATCCGCTACCTGGAGACCCACTGGAACGAGCCGGACGAGGGCATCTGGGAGGTGCGCGGCCCGCGCCGCCACTTCGTGCACTCGAAGGTGATGGCGTGGGTGGCCGTGGACCGCACGATCAAGCTGATCGAGAGCGGGGACGCGGACGGCCCGCTGGAGCGCTGGCGCGAGCTGCGCGACGAGATCCACGCGGACGTGTGCGAGAAGGGCTACGACCCGGAGCGCAACACCTTCACCCAGTCCTACGGGTCCCGGGAGCTGGACGCCTCCCTGCTGCTGATCCCGCAGATGGGCTTCCTGCCGCCGGACGACAAGCGGGTCATCGGCACCATCGAGGCGATCCAGCGCGAGCTGTCGACACCGGACGGCTTCATCCTGCGCTACCCGACGGCCGGCGAGGAGGCCGGGGTGGACGGGCTGGCGGGTGACGAGGGGGCCTTCCTCGCGTGTTCGTTCTGGATGGCGGACGACCTCGCGATGATCGGCCGGGTCGACGAGGCGCGCCGGCTCTTCGAGAAGCTGATGGCGCTCCGCAACGACCTGGGCCTGCTGGCGGAGGAGTGGGATCCCAAGCTCCAGCGCCAGGTGGGGAACTTCCCGCAGGCCTTCAGCCACGTCCCGCTGATCGACACGGCGCTGCGGCTGACGGCGAGCGGGGCCTACGGGGGCTGA
- a CDS encoding CTP synthase, whose protein sequence is MPPAAFRNSTAMTTKHIFVTGGVASSLGKGLTASSLGALLKARGLRVTMQKLDPYLNVDPGTMNPFQHGEVFVTNDGAETDLDIGHYERFLDVDLDGSANVTTGQVYNTVIAKERRGEYLGDTVQVIPHITNEIKHRIRRMATEDVDVVITEVGGTVGDIESLPFLETVRQVRHEVGRDNVFVVHISLLPYIGPSGELKTKPTQHSVAALRNIGIQPDAIVLRADREVPTSIKRKISLMCDVDEAAVVAAIDAKSIYDIPKVLHTEGLDAYVVRKLDLPFRDVDWTVWEDLLDRVHNPDHEVKVALVGKYIDLPDAYLSVTEALRAGGFANKARVQIKWVTSDDCKTPAGAAAQLADVDAICVPGGFGDRGVNGKVGAITFARENKIPLLGLCLGLQCVVIEAARNLAGIADANSTEFDASTPHPVISTMEEQLAFVEGAGDLGGTMRLGMYPAKLAEGSIVREVYGDQAYVDERHRHRYEVNNAYRGELEKKAGLVFSGTSPDNKLVEYVEYPREVHPYLVATQAHPELRSRPTRPHPLFAGLVKAAVERQQQG, encoded by the coding sequence ATGCCGCCCGCTGCTTTTCGAAACAGCACAGCCATGACGACCAAGCACATCTTCGTCACCGGAGGTGTCGCCTCCTCCCTCGGCAAGGGCCTCACCGCCTCCAGCCTGGGTGCGCTGCTGAAGGCGCGCGGGCTGCGGGTCACGATGCAGAAGCTCGACCCGTACCTGAACGTCGACCCCGGCACGATGAACCCCTTCCAGCACGGCGAGGTGTTCGTCACCAACGACGGCGCCGAGACCGACCTGGACATCGGCCACTACGAGCGCTTCCTCGACGTCGACCTCGACGGCTCGGCCAACGTCACCACCGGCCAGGTCTACAACACGGTCATCGCCAAGGAGCGCCGCGGCGAGTACCTCGGTGACACCGTGCAGGTCATCCCGCACATCACCAACGAGATCAAGCACCGCATCCGCCGCATGGCGACCGAGGACGTGGACGTCGTCATCACCGAGGTCGGCGGCACGGTCGGCGACATCGAGTCGCTGCCGTTCCTGGAGACCGTCCGCCAGGTCCGCCACGAGGTCGGCCGCGACAACGTCTTCGTCGTGCACATCTCGCTGCTGCCCTACATCGGCCCCTCCGGCGAGCTGAAGACCAAGCCCACCCAGCACTCCGTCGCCGCCCTGCGCAACATCGGCATCCAGCCCGACGCCATCGTGCTGCGCGCCGACCGCGAGGTCCCCACCTCCATCAAGCGCAAGATCTCGCTGATGTGCGACGTGGACGAGGCGGCCGTGGTCGCGGCGATCGACGCCAAGTCGATCTACGACATCCCGAAGGTGCTGCACACCGAGGGCCTGGACGCCTACGTCGTCCGCAAGCTCGACCTGCCCTTCCGCGACGTCGACTGGACGGTGTGGGAGGACCTGCTGGACCGGGTCCACAACCCCGACCACGAGGTCAAGGTCGCGCTCGTCGGCAAGTACATCGACCTGCCCGACGCCTACCTGTCGGTGACCGAGGCGCTGCGCGCCGGCGGTTTCGCGAACAAGGCCCGCGTCCAGATCAAGTGGGTCACCTCCGACGACTGCAAGACCCCGGCGGGCGCGGCGGCGCAGCTGGCCGACGTGGACGCGATCTGCGTGCCCGGCGGCTTCGGCGACCGCGGTGTCAACGGCAAGGTCGGCGCGATCACCTTCGCCCGCGAGAACAAGATCCCGCTGCTCGGCCTGTGCCTGGGCCTGCAGTGCGTGGTCATCGAGGCCGCGCGCAACCTGGCGGGCATCGCGGACGCGAACTCCACCGAGTTCGACGCCTCGACCCCGCACCCGGTCATCTCGACCATGGAGGAGCAGCTGGCCTTCGTCGAGGGCGCGGGCGACCTGGGCGGCACCATGCGCCTGGGCATGTACCCGGCGAAGCTCGCCGAGGGCTCCATCGTGCGCGAGGTCTACGGCGACCAGGCGTACGTGGACGAGCGCCACCGCCACCGCTACGAGGTCAACAACGCCTACCGCGGCGAGCTGGAGAAGAAGGCCGGCCTGGTCTTCTCCGGCACCTCCCCGGACAACAAGCTCGTCGAGTACGTCGAGTACCCGCGCGAGGTCCACCCCTACCTGGTGGCCACCCAGGCCCACCCGGAGCTCCGCTCCCGCCCGACCCGGCCGCACCCGCTCTTCGCGGGTCTGGTCAAGGCCGCGGTGGAGCGCCAGCAGCAGGGCTGA